The genomic window cagtaggcagctatgctttgacaaagtcatcagtcatctatccaaaaatcacacttactttttggcaaatccttgatcataagcagaccggttaaggaagcagccatcttcgaagtgtttgcagcagagaacactactcgatgatggcgtgaaattcattcgcttcgtgcgaacgaaagatgtccatttacgtgccctgctatcctttggccactcatacaacttttcgtttgagcgagaacaaaacatcgccacacaccgctgtggcatcttaccgagaagcaatgcaacaaacaatactgttctatggtggacttccctcgcatgtctaggtgtgacgtaatttccgaagattgccgaagaaaagcattttcgttgtcaagggcgttgctatgggttaaacaaagaatctggaagggttgcgttaaaaaaaataatgaaaatatgcttataattgtttagccattgatattattcaaaaacatggttggccaaccttacttcaaagttcccctttaaaAATTCTGCTGAAGGGTACactttgttaataattttatagtGAACTTCCCTTGCCTTTGGTAAAATTGGAAATTTAAAGAATTTGGATCTCAAAATTTCAACATCtttcttagaaaaaaaaaatgcaaaattgaaGTTCTGTTCGACGAAAATGGGTACATTTCATTTGgggtgagtcaaagtccagggctgctttttagtccccgtCCGCCCCTGCTCCCGGGCCCCCTTGACGCCCGAAAACTCGGGACCCTGGCCCGGATGCATCCGCTCCACCCCTGGCTGTGATATTTTGCGGAAATATTAAAACCACACCTCCAGTGTCGTCATTCACGCCCACAAAATTGGGAGTTTTTTTTGCAGCAGCGCCCGCGAAGTAATCGCCAGGCAGGCAGTGCACTAGGACAAGCGGATATCCGGGAACGCAAGTAATTTTaggagtgtttccctctcttccTGTTGTAGGATGGTATTTTAGCGTTTTAAAACCTCAACTTTTCATTCATGTGTGCACGAAACACTTCGTTTGGACGTTTCGCTTAAAATGCTGACAGAAAGTTGATGTCCGGCGGCACTCGTCCCAAGTGTTCATTCGGGATAGGAGCGTAGTTGACGGGATGCTCGGAAAAGACCGTACTTACCGAGAGGTACGTGACTTTTTGATAATAACAACGCATCATATCTTTTAATATTCAAAGAAGCTGAGTTACACGTTTTGTTTCGACTCAGTTGTGTGCCTGTGAATGTTTCCTGCACGTTTGAAATCATGTGATCCGCATGCAAGCACAGGAAAAATGCTTCCTGAATGAACCAGCTGactaggctttttttttctttctaaagtttgaaaatatttgtatttaaaTGAAGCTGTCACTACAATCATGCGGCGCCTCTGAAACATCGGTTGAGACAAGTCCAAATTgatattggacgtctatccccgtcaatggcactgtaaAATGACATTCACAGTTTaaacctttcagggacagtggtcactactgtaaacggctattcaaaagttgacacttaagtCCTTTAACCCTTTGGAGATCAAGTGACAAATTTTTGGTcataaacttttgacttttaagacttttaatttaatgatgttttttttagtttttcagtTATTGCTTCTTTTCTCTCTGTCGCGGTAAAACCCTTTTCTAGCCGCTGCTTTTCCTGAATAAACAACGCGTAGAAACACAATATGAACAACCAAAATGGGAGTAcaccaaactcccatgtggcacGTTCAAACTCTTCAGCCTAtaaagacactcagattcccattctcaaTATCTGATTAGCTGAACGGGACAGgcttatacaaaaaaaaatccaataatcaataaaaaatctataaaaataataaaaagaaattGACACTGGTTAAGGCCCTAAAAAACACTGTAAagctgactttttttctccatagtatttaactcattgcatgctatAGACAACTATAGACGTGCAATTTATCTAAATTGAATGGAGTGACTGTCAATGTCAATCTTTCAGTGCAATTGACAgtccaatccattctgactAGGTTTTTTCATTCGCCTttcccggtcaaaatggattggacgtctagtgtctTCGATGGCAACCAAAGCGTTAAATGAGTGTAccctaaaggttttttttcttaaaatgtgCACAAAAGGgttaaatagattggatgtctatttgaATTCTTTTTTGATATTGTTTTGATGCCACAGTTCAACGATGACGAGGACCACAATGAAGAAATGCAATCACCGGACTTTTTCCACGATGTGGAAGACGACAGTGAGGAGCGTAACGAGAGTATTTTACCAGGTACAAACTGTTGTTGCTTTTATTTTACACATATACACATTTCTCATCTTTATTTCTTTTTCGCACTTTTGTGATTATTATCAACAGAGGTGCCGAATCTCTTCAAATCTCAACCAGTTTCAGCAATGAGACTTCGCAACAGTAATcactgactccattataccaatcagacgtaatAATATAGTCATATGACTATAACCAAGCTTGCAAACGGAAGTCCTATGATTTtgtatgactacttttacttgagtagtattattttgaagtaacaatactcttacttgaataaaatgtttggctactctatcCACCTCTGATTATGAATGGACTagagcagcggtctcaaaccgactccacaaagggccgcagtgggtcctggtttttgttccaacagatccagcacaaacagttcaaccaatgaggtttctactaacataagcagcacctgattgcaatcaactgattacacttgtaagaaaccagattggtgaaaaggtatttgtctcgtttggttggaatgaaatccagtaccccctgcggccctttgaggaccagtTTGAGACCACTGGACTAGAGCTTGTGTTGTCCTTTTTCTGTAGAGGACGAGACAAGGGGCAGCACGCCATCCATGCGGGTAAGCAAGGCATGCTTGAAGAACGTTTTCACGGTAGTGCTCATCTTCATCTATTTGCTGCTGACGGCCGTGGCCGCCTTCCTGGCATACCAGACCATCTCCGACTTCCTGGAGAAGGTCAACCATCCCGTCATGTCTGTCACCTACAAGGAGGTGGATGCCTTCCTGCCGCCTGGTGTGTTTTCACTGTCAGGAAATTGTTCTTCTGCCATTAAAAATATCTTTGTCATCTAATCAGCTAGGACTTTAGTCTCATGTCCCTACtggaattcaaatttttttcaggtcttaAGAAACACTGTTGATTGTATTCatgattaataattaattaaggTATTTAATCTACCTTCCTGCTAGTTCTGTGTTGATTAATCAATTACATTAGTTCATTTGGGTTttgtttaaactagggctgtcaaatttatcgcgttaacgggcggtaattaatttttaaaattaatcacgttaaaatatttaacgcatttattaacgcatgtgcggaacgacccactctcgcattgccgcaaacagactacaatggtgccattttatgtatattgagagctaagaggcagagacaagcgagtggagtggacacaggcatccattggggccgcgctatttattggcaaaagctttggcatctcttccacaacaattatatctATTGTGgcaaagaatgacaggagatgatctttttcttaacaccctgtattgaacacaaagcagagacaagcgagtggagtggacacaggcatccattggggccgcgctatttattggcaaaagctttggcatctcttccacaacaattatatctATTGTGgcaaagaatgacaggagatgatctttttcttaacaccctgtattgaacacaaagcagagaagatataccatttgcagccaccactgacagtcatggttgcccaacttcccatcatgcatttgggccgaacagttaagtcgctacagtatcatttactgaaagcacaacaaaaataatattcctctccctcaaaaaaaaattatgttcacaaaaagaaaagcgctcaatgcaaagagaattggcattcccaatcaaaatagcaatgcaaaataatactcagactttggtcaaactctattcaaacatttcgtttagctcaacaaatacattagatggcaatacttagtcacaatatacaaaaaatatacaaactcacatttatcttttaagaattacaagtatttctatccgcggatccctttcacagaaagaatgttaatgccattttgtgaatttattgttataataaacaagtgcagtacttatgtatgtgtatatccgtcttatctttccattccaacaataatttacagaaaaaaatggaaatatttagagatggttttgaattgcgattaatttttaagctgtgattaactcgattaaaatttttaatcatttgacagtccTAGTTTAAACCCAAATGTACATGTTTCACTTCTATTAAATATGACGTTTGCAAACAAGGGGGAGTTGCATGGGTACATAAGGAACGAAGTGCTCAGTCGTACTGTTGTGAATACTTAATGCTAGTAGGAAAATAAATTTCCGTAAgtcttcaagaaaaaaatacttcaatGTAAAATGGGAAGAAAAACAGCAAGCATTTGTCGCTGAATCCAACTGTTATGAAGTCAGGCAGGTGCTTGTAAGAGACTGGAAAGCTAGCAACGAAATATCCAATACATTATCACATAATAATGCGTTTATCTTTGGCCATGTCTACATGTAGCATGGTATTTGACAAAAAGATCTTTTTCTATGGTTTGGCACatcatccacacgcacacacatttatCAGGCATTGAGAACGAGGGTTCTTTAAAATTCCTGCCAAAGTGAAGATGtacgaattctgcgtttgtagcGCCATCATATGGACACTGAAATACCAAGATTTAACTGAGGAAACATCACTGTCTGCCACACACTTCGTTCttacgtcacacatgagaccaatgtttacatttagagTCAACATGGATCCATTTGCAATGGGTTTTGATCTAAATATTGGACATGTGCTTTTTGcgtccatttatttacaaactcaaGCATTGCTCCATATTGAGGAACACATGTGAAGGACGAGATTATCGTCAGTTATTTTTCGATGGTAATGTAGACGTAATTATTTGTTCAGGACGTATAAGGGTAGGAtccttggattaaaaaaaaacaaaaaaaaaacctgctaggtgtagacatggaTGTTATTTCTTTGTGTTGTTATTACATTGTGTTTGGAGGCTGACAGCACAAATAGGGGGAGATAAAGAGAGAAAAATAGTAAGATTTcattcaagatggatttttccactttaatgtTGGAAATTACTGTTGCTTTTTGTCACGCATTTGACgaattcaaataaatatatttctttgtcCATTGATGTTTCTGTCTCCTTTAAGAAGCAGgaggtgatttaaaaaaaaaaaaaacagaataatcaTACTGCCCAGCCCTACTTTCTAATCCAGATTTGCCCAACATGAGTCTAACCAGCATTGCACTAAGTTGGGTGTCTTAACATCGGCTGCcgctgacagcgatagatgtccaatgcatttggactgggagttcaaatggattgaacatcttatcgctgtcaatgacacTAAAACACGATCACATCCATCCTCACAGGTATCGCTCTGTATCCGGGGAACGCCCGACTGCTGAGCTGTCGGCACCACTTGCACGACGACATCCCGCCCCTGGTGAACCCCGGCAAGCCTCAAGAGGGTGACTGTATCATCAAGGAGGTTACCTATGATGGGCCTTTCACCAACCGGACACAGGTGCGTGCTTAATCTGCCTTTGTTCCGTTGACAACAAAATTGTTATTAGCTGCTGTGTCGCAGAAGAAAGCGCTGGTGGTGCAAGGACCGTCGGACGTCCGTAACAAGGAGTTGATTTTTATGCAGTTCAGTCAGAATGAAACGGAAGAAGACTTCAGTGCTATCACGTACATGCCATTCGCCAATTTCAGCGACCTGGAACACAGGTAATTCCTCAGCATCCAATTAGAGTGCTCTGATGTGACATAAACACAATGTGGCTCTTAAGTAGGGTTAATGTAAACAATTATTTTGATAGTCAATTAAATCactaat from Corythoichthys intestinalis isolate RoL2023-P3 chromosome 15, ASM3026506v1, whole genome shotgun sequence includes these protein-coding regions:
- the pacc1 gene encoding proton-activated chloride channel isoform X8 — protein: MLGKDRTYREFNDDEDHNEEMQSPDFFHDVEDDSEERNESILPEDETRGSTPSMRVSKACLKNVFTVVLIFIYLLLTAVAAFLAYQTISDFLEKVNHPVMSVTYKEVDAFLPPGIALYPGNARLLSCRHHLHDDIPPLVNPGKPQEGDCIIKEVTYDGPFTNRTQKKALVVQGPSDVRNKELIFMQFSQNETEEDFSAITYMPFANFSDLEHSLNKSKFMRDCERNYSTWTFSGGFRTWVKMSLVRTSGKSDQSVEFRQESTVVKFNDKRPEPERSNQLFFVVFEWRDPFIQEIQLIVTANPWSSAAILCGVFMALFKAANFAKLTVQWIIRMRKRHLRNKARQLSTIN
- the pacc1 gene encoding proton-activated chloride channel isoform X7 produces the protein MLGKDRTYREFNDDEDHNEEMQSPDFFHDVEDDSEERNESILPEVPNLFKSQPVSAMRLRNKDETRGSTPSMRVSKACLKNVFTVVLIFIYLLLTAVAAFLAYQTISDFLEKVNHPVMSVTYKEVDAFLPPGIALYPGNARLLSCRHHLHDDIPPLVNPGKPQEGDCIIKEVTYDGPFTNRTQKKALVVQGPSDVRNKELIFMQFSQNETEEDFSAITYMPFANFSDLEHSLNKSKFMRDCERNYSTWTFSGGFRTWVKMSLVRTSGKSDQSVEFRQESTVVKFNDKRPEPERSNQLFFVVFEWRDPFIQEIQLIVTANPWSSAAILCGVFMALFKAANFAKLTVQWIIRMRKRHLRNKARQLSTIN
- the pacc1 gene encoding proton-activated chloride channel isoform X9, whose protein sequence is MRVSKACLKNVFTVVLIFIYLLLTAVAAFLAYQTISDFLEKVNHPVMSVTYKEVDAFLPPGIALYPGNARLLSCRHHLHDDIPPLVNPGKPQEGDCIIKEVTYDGPFTNRTQKKALVVQGPSDVRNKELIFMQFSQNETEEDFSAITYMPFANFSDLEHSLNKSKFMRDCERNYSTWTFSGGFRTWVKMSLVRTSGKSDQSVEFRQESTVVKFNDKRPEPERSNQLFFVVFEWRDPFIQEIQLIVTANPWSSAAILCGVFMALFKAANFAKLTVQWIIRMRKRHLRNKARQLSTIN